One window from the genome of Deltaproteobacteria bacterium encodes:
- a CDS encoding trimethylamine methyltransferase family protein, which translates to MRSMTSVEPVIVDKEMRINIMRQEALEQLHLATQEVLAKTGVRFPLPAALAIFADAGADVDENKQTVKIPPDLMMEALSRAPRNIRLGSRGEASLDLMLDGSRSYCGTGGTGTATVDPGSGAARPSTKEDTAMMARVADYLPSIGFYWPMVAPLDTPQELLPLHEMQASFLNTEKHVLTASCVGRANACAAVEMARAVAGSTEQMRRRPPLSAIISPISPLNNDAEALEAALLFAEAGLPVGFAAMPVMGSTGPASIAGTLVLGNAEILSAICLMQLAFPGAPVTYPLFSGMMNPYTGDCVVATRCRYPFYAATTQLGHYYGLPVMSSFGGSDLRDPFCWQVAKEDAVDAFYIYATAPDLLPCVGMMETYTLLHPEKLILDDDVIQSVRSMFHGIPVDPETLNVEEIGRVGPGGHFLDTAGTLKNLRGLWNPGIRHQWLPGEGKFADTAAAARQKIKWILDNHVPKPLDTSSQKELEQIIKVAEKAL; encoded by the coding sequence ATACGCTCAATGACCTCCGTCGAACCCGTTATCGTCGACAAGGAAATGCGGATCAACATCATGCGGCAGGAAGCGCTCGAACAGCTGCACCTTGCCACCCAGGAGGTGCTGGCGAAAACCGGCGTCCGGTTTCCTTTGCCGGCGGCCCTGGCAATCTTTGCCGATGCCGGCGCGGATGTCGACGAAAATAAACAGACGGTCAAAATTCCGCCGGACCTCATGATGGAGGCGCTCTCCAGGGCGCCGCGGAATATCCGCCTGGGCTCACGCGGGGAGGCGTCCCTGGACCTGATGCTGGACGGCAGCCGATCCTACTGCGGAACGGGCGGGACCGGTACGGCCACCGTCGACCCGGGATCAGGCGCTGCGCGTCCTTCCACCAAGGAGGACACGGCCATGATGGCCCGCGTGGCGGATTACCTGCCCTCCATCGGCTTTTACTGGCCCATGGTGGCCCCCCTGGACACCCCCCAGGAACTCCTGCCGCTGCACGAAATGCAAGCCTCTTTTCTGAATACGGAAAAGCACGTTCTGACCGCCAGCTGCGTCGGCAGGGCCAACGCCTGCGCGGCGGTGGAAATGGCCCGGGCCGTAGCCGGCAGCACCGAACAGATGCGACGCCGGCCGCCGCTTTCCGCCATCATCAGCCCCATATCTCCCCTGAACAACGACGCCGAAGCCCTGGAGGCGGCCTTGCTGTTTGCCGAAGCCGGATTGCCAGTGGGTTTTGCCGCCATGCCGGTCATGGGCTCCACGGGGCCGGCTTCCATCGCCGGCACCCTGGTCCTGGGAAATGCGGAGATTCTGAGTGCCATATGCCTGATGCAGCTGGCCTTCCCGGGAGCGCCCGTCACCTATCCGCTTTTTTCGGGGATGATGAACCCCTATACCGGTGATTGCGTGGTCGCCACCCGCTGCCGGTACCCCTTTTATGCCGCCACCACCCAACTCGGCCACTACTACGGCCTGCCGGTCATGTCCTCCTTTGGCGGCAGCGACCTGCGGGACCCGTTCTGCTGGCAGGTCGCCAAGGAAGACGCTGTGGATGCCTTTTATATCTATGCCACGGCGCCGGACCTGCTCCCCTGTGTGGGGATGATGGAAACCTACACGCTTCTTCACCCCGAAAAACTGATTCTGGACGACGATGTCATCCAATCCGTCCGCAGCATGTTCCATGGCATTCCCGTCGATCCCGAAACCCTTAATGTGGAAGAGATCGGCCGCGTCGGGCCCGGCGGACACTTTCTGGACACGGCCGGCACCCTCAAAAACCTTCGGGGCCTCTGGAATCCGGGCATCCGGCACCAGTGGCTGCCCGGTGAGGGGAAATTCGCCGACACGGCAGCCGCCGCACGGCAAAAAATTAAATGGATACTGGACAACCATGTACCCAAACCGCTGGATACATCCAGTCAAAAAGAACTCGAACAAATCATCAAGGTTGCCGAAAAGGCATTGTAA